From a region of the Zingiber officinale cultivar Zhangliang chromosome 4B, Zo_v1.1, whole genome shotgun sequence genome:
- the LOC121975499 gene encoding heat stress transcription factor B-4c-like: MAHSVVSSAMEGCWEGASGGEVAEAHKPVPAPFLTKTYQLVDDPATDHIVSWGDVQASTFVVWRPPEFARDILPTYFKHNNFSSFVRQLNTYGFRKVVPERWEFANEFFRKGEKHLLCEIHRRKPSATSPSLFPLYGSHHFDEYGLDCSPVWQQDVAVPAPPSRILLIRGNDVGAGAANAGGGHSTAAFALAEENERLRRSNATMMSELAHMRKLYNDIIYFLQNHVLPVAPSFARSPAAAPLHGCGSPTSSSSLTIAEGLSSPPPPFQLEENCVGQPKLFGVRLGGSYSSNKRVLHLHDPQPSTSPTTRPRLFDLSLNLTSSKSSP, translated from the exons ATGGCGCACTCTGTTGTGTCCAGCGCGATGGAGGGGTGTTGGGAAGGCGCGTCGGGAGGGGAAGTGGCGGAGGCGCACAAGCCGGTGCCTGCGCCGTTCCTGACGAAGACGTATCAGCTGGTGGACGACCCCGCGACTGACCACATCGTGTCGTGGGGCGACGTCCAGGCTTCCACCTTCGTGGTGTGGCGGCCGCCGGAGTTCGCCCGCGACATTCTTCCCACCTACTTCAAGCATAATAACTTTTCTAGCTTCGTCCGGCAGCTCAACACCTAC GGGTTTCGCAAGGTGGTGCCGGAGAGGTGGGAGTTTGCGAATGAGTTCTTTAGGAAGGGGGAAAAGCACTTGCTCTGCGAGATCCACCGCCGCAAGCCCTCTGCTACATCGCCGTCTCTGTTCCCGCTCTACGGCAGCCACCACTTCGACGAGTACGGGCTTGACTGCTCACCCGTCTGGCAGCAGGACGTCGCCGTCCCCGCTCCACCGTCGCGGATACTCCTCATCAGAGGCAACGACGTCGGCGCCGGCGCTGCTAATGCTGGCGGCGGGCATTCGACGGCAGCGTTCGCGTTGGCAGAGGAGAATGAGAGATTGCGACGGAGCAACGCGACGATGATGTCGGAGCTGGCGCACATGCGGAAGCTCTATAACGACATCATCTACTTCCTGCAGAACCACGTCCTCCCCGTGGCGCCCAGCTTCGCGCGGTCACCGGCGGCCGCTCCCCTCCATGGATGCGGGAGCCCCACGTCGAGCAGCTCCCTCACCATCGCAGAGGGTCTCTCGTCGCCTCCGCCACCCTTCCAACTCGAGGAAAACTGCGTCGGCCAACCCAAGCTGTTTGGAGTCAGGCTCGGCGGATCGTATTCTAGTAATAAAAGAGTGCTCCATCTCCATGATCCACAGCCATCGACGTCGCCCACCACAAGACCGCGACTGTTCGACTTAAGCCTCAATCTCACATCGTCGAAGTCTTCGCCCTGA